In the genome of Oligoflexia bacterium, one region contains:
- a CDS encoding matrixin family metalloprotease, translating to MNKINWILLASLIIFEIQCAKGPSPQAGCGFVLNNEAQRVSWKKQTPIKMYFDASVPTQFHDGIKASFATWEKAIGQQIFDFAGSLPSSVPTQDRKSVIYWEQTWETQNNTQQANTTIFWVDNQITEADIRVNAQNFAFSTNPGNNDVDIESLFLHELGHVLGLAHSGSEQSVMALYLSSGTKRRDLTPEDISSVKCEY from the coding sequence TTGAACAAAATCAATTGGATATTACTAGCAAGTCTTATAATCTTTGAGATTCAGTGTGCCAAAGGGCCATCTCCTCAGGCTGGTTGTGGTTTTGTGCTTAATAATGAAGCGCAAAGAGTAAGCTGGAAAAAACAAACTCCAATTAAAATGTATTTTGATGCAAGTGTTCCAACTCAATTTCACGACGGTATTAAAGCTTCTTTTGCAACTTGGGAAAAAGCCATTGGCCAACAGATTTTTGATTTTGCAGGTTCGCTCCCTTCTTCAGTTCCGACTCAAGATCGTAAGAGTGTAATTTATTGGGAACAAACATGGGAAACTCAGAACAACACTCAGCAGGCTAATACCACAATTTTTTGGGTCGATAATCAGATCACAGAAGCGGACATTCGCGTTAACGCGCAGAATTTTGCCTTCTCGACAAATCCTGGTAACAACGATGTCGATATTGAATCACTTTTTCTTCATGAGCTTGGCCATGTATTGGGCCTAGCTCATAGTGGTTCTGAGCAGTCAGTCATGGCCCTCTATCTTTCAAGCGGTACGAAGCGTCGTGATCTTACTCCAGAAGACATATCTAGCGTTAAATGTGAGTACTGA
- a CDS encoding Hsp20 family protein, whose amino-acid sequence MADITRTDANRDLTQMRDRFEKQKEELKDKYQEELTDVRERYDKKIHEEEKSGQAVVNHIQTKVKHKTAAAEQEASERQQALDTQTNQKLENLNKKQESQSAHIEQTKQHYADWAKAQNDQVKTQKEHLSIRTSAQLEAINETSNKRLEEAQKKVAGKSDSVHEKGNQQINELKENYQKRLTAVDNRESKRFQEVRENHAQKFKDESKNFQQTIVKEKDNHSKTLNQTREYNITEQEQLRQKTTKQINDQRTTAKIRIDDQIKSDSTQLQKSRQRYLTTEETQQQKHEKQLQKLETDSKMKFVEQKNTHKQNLKTEKLEFKKDTEELKLRQDTQRTNQINRQQKEFADLQTHHKNHLDSQHVNFTDKFEKNEKSARDAFTNQGLTLGRELINQKKQFLKASDKYAGKEADPFYQIRDNKTNFYETSGAYVLKAKVPEHEKNNIDVRVKNDRVTLSGNRTFNDQINEEGKTVSTHNVQTFQERFDIPKKVKIDDISKTYDNGVLTVVIPKVT is encoded by the coding sequence ATGGCAGACATTACGCGAACAGACGCCAATCGTGACTTAACACAAATGCGCGATCGGTTTGAAAAGCAAAAAGAAGAGCTCAAAGATAAATATCAAGAAGAGCTTACGGATGTCCGTGAACGCTATGACAAAAAGATTCATGAAGAAGAGAAATCCGGTCAAGCAGTAGTTAATCACATCCAAACAAAAGTAAAACATAAGACAGCTGCTGCTGAACAAGAAGCAAGTGAGCGTCAACAAGCTCTTGATACTCAGACAAATCAAAAACTTGAAAACCTTAATAAAAAGCAAGAATCTCAAAGTGCTCATATCGAACAAACAAAACAGCATTATGCAGATTGGGCAAAAGCACAAAACGATCAAGTAAAAACACAAAAAGAACACCTCAGTATTCGGACTTCAGCTCAGTTAGAAGCAATTAATGAAACAAGCAACAAACGCCTAGAAGAAGCTCAGAAAAAAGTCGCAGGCAAGTCAGATAGTGTTCATGAAAAAGGCAACCAACAAATCAATGAACTCAAAGAAAACTATCAAAAAAGACTAACTGCTGTTGATAACCGAGAATCAAAACGCTTTCAAGAAGTCAGAGAAAATCATGCGCAAAAATTTAAAGATGAATCTAAGAATTTCCAACAAACAATCGTAAAAGAGAAAGACAATCATTCAAAAACTCTTAATCAAACACGCGAATATAATATTACAGAACAAGAACAGCTTCGTCAAAAGACCACAAAACAAATCAATGACCAAAGAACAACAGCAAAAATCCGCATTGATGATCAAATCAAATCTGACAGCACTCAATTACAAAAATCAAGACAGAGATACCTAACAACAGAAGAAACTCAACAGCAAAAACACGAAAAACAACTTCAAAAACTTGAGACTGATTCTAAAATGAAGTTTGTGGAGCAAAAAAATACTCATAAACAAAACTTAAAAACTGAAAAACTTGAATTTAAAAAAGATACTGAGGAGCTTAAACTAAGACAAGACACCCAGCGAACCAATCAAATCAACAGGCAGCAAAAGGAATTTGCAGATCTTCAAACCCATCACAAAAATCATTTAGACTCCCAACACGTTAATTTTACAGATAAGTTTGAAAAAAATGAAAAATCTGCGCGGGACGCATTTACTAATCAAGGTCTCACCTTGGGTCGTGAACTCATCAATCAAAAGAAGCAATTCTTAAAAGCCTCTGATAAGTACGCCGGCAAAGAAGCCGACCCATTTTATCAAATCCGTGATAACAAAACTAATTTTTATGAAACTTCTGGCGCCTATGTTTTAAAGGCAAAAGTTCCTGAACATGAAAAAAACAATATTGACGTACGAGTAAAAAATGATCGAGTCACATTAAGTGGAAATCGCACTTTCAATGACCAAATTAATGAAGAGGGTAAAACCGTTAGCACCCATAACGTTCAAACATTTCAAGAGCGATTTGATATTCCCAAAAAGGTAAAAATCGACGACATCAGCAAAACATATGACAATGGTGTTTTGACTGTTGTCATTCCAAAAGTAACTTAA